DNA from Limnohabitans sp.:
TGTCACCCCAAGCCACGGCTTGCGCGGCCAGCATCACGGCCTTGAGGCCCGAGCCGCACACGGCGTTGATGGTCAAAGCAGGTGTTTCCTGGGCCACACCGGCTTTCATCATGGCTTGGCGGGCGGGGTTTTGACCCACGCCTGCGGCCAGCACCTGGCCCATGATGACTTCTCCGATGGCATCCACGGGCAGGCCACTGCGCGCCAGCAAACCCTGGATGACGATGCTGCCCAGCTCGGTGGCAGGGGTCTTGGCGAGCGTGCCGCCAAATTTGCCCACGGCGGTGCGAGCGGCTGCAACGATGACGATGTCTTCCATTTTGGTCTCCAATAAAAAATCAATCAGGCCTTGGCCTTGACATAGCGGCCCGGCGCCACTTCGATGGCCTTGAACTTGCCAGCTTTCCCAAAGGTCTTGGGGGCGGCAATTTGCTTGCCCGCATGACCTTTGAGCCAGTTGGACCAATCGGTCCACCAGCTGCCTGGCACCTCTTTGGCGCCGCCCATCCACTCATTCACATCGGCCGGAAACTTTCCGTCTTCGCGCAACCAGTGGCTGCGCTTTTTGGCCGCTGGCGGGTTGATCACGCCGGCGATGTGGCCCGAGGCCCCCATCACAAAACGCTTCTTGCCAGGCAGTACCTGGGTGCTGGCATAAGCACCTCCGATCGGCACGATGTGGTCTTCCTTCGAACCATACACGTAGACCGGCAAATCCAATTGACGCAAATCAAGTCGCTGACCACAAACCTGAGTTTTGCCGGGTTTGACCAGGTTGTTCTCCAGATAGGTGTTGCGCAGGTACCAGGCATAAAAAGGACCCGGCAAGTTGGTCGAGTCGCTGTTCCAATAAAGCAAGTCAAACGGTGGTGGTGTTTCGCCCTTGAGGTAGTTGCCCACCACATAGTTCCAGACCAGGTCGTTGGGACGCAGAAAGCTGAAGGTGGACGCCAAGTCCTGACCCTTGAGCAAACCGCCCTTGCCCAATTGCTGCTCGCGGAATTTGACGAAGTTCTCGTCAATGAACACATCCAGAATGCCGGTGTCGGTGAAGTTGATCAGCGTGGTGAGAAACGTGGCGCTGGCCACCGGCTTTTCGCCGCGTGCGGCCAGTACGGCCAGCGCAGTGGACAAGATGGTGCCGCCCACGCAAAAACCTAAAGCATTGATCTTGGGAGCGCCGGTGATGGCCTGCACCGTGTGGATGGCCTCCATGGCCGCGTGCTCAATGTAGTCGTCCCAGGTTTTTTGCGCCATCGACGCGTCGGGGTTGCGCCAGCTGACCACAAAGGTGCGGTGGCCTTGGCTGACCGCATAACGGATCAGCGAATTTTCAGGCTGCAGGTCGAGGATGTAGAACTTGTTGATGCAAGGGGGCACCAGCAAGAACGGTTTTTCATAGACCTTGGCCGTGAGCGGTTTGTATTCGATGAGCTGGAAAAAATCGTTTTCAAAAACGACTGCCCCCTCAGTGGTGGCGACGTTTTTGCCGACTTCAAACAGGCTTTCATCGGTCATCGACACATGGCCTTGCTGCAGGTCGTGCATCAGGTTTTTCACACCCTTGGCGATGCTTTCACCCTGAGTTTCGATGGCTTTCTTTTGCGCTTCGGCATTGAAGGCCAAAAAATTGCTGGGCGCGGCGGCAGCCACCCATTGCTCGACAGCAAACCGAATGCGGGTGCGGGTTTTGTCATCGGCATCCACCGCTTCGGCCAACCCCATCAGGGTGCGGGCATTGAGCAAATAGGTGGCAGCATTGAAAGCAGCGACCGGGCTGGAGGCCCAGGCCTCTCCCGAGAAACGGCGGTCTTTGACCTGCAAACTGTTATGCAAGCCTTGGTTCCACAGCTCGGTGGCATCTTTGAAATACTGACTTTGGAGGGCCTGAAGTTTTTCTGGGATCCAGCTGAGCGCAGCCGCCCCTTCTTGGACCGGTTTCAGGCCACCGAGATCAATGGCCTGAAAATGTCGCATGGCTTCACCCCAGCTTTTCGAGAGTTGGCCTTGAAAACCCTCTCCCATTTGGGACCAGAATTCGGGGGTCGAAGCACTCATGCATGGTCTCCTGTTTCGGTTTTTTTCATGAATCTGTTGATCAGAGTATCTTCGAACTTATTGTGACCTGAATTTCAAGCGAGAAAAAATGTATTTGATTGTCATTGCCTGGCTTTACGTCACACTGCTGATGGCCTTGGCAGAAGCATTCAGCACTCAAGGCAGCGTCCTGGGGGCCATCATCACTTTTGTGTTCTACGGTCTGTTG
Protein-coding regions in this window:
- the phaC gene encoding class I poly(R)-hydroxyalkanoic acid synthase — its product is MSASTPEFWSQMGEGFQGQLSKSWGEAMRHFQAIDLGGLKPVQEGAAALSWIPEKLQALQSQYFKDATELWNQGLHNSLQVKDRRFSGEAWASSPVAAFNAATYLLNARTLMGLAEAVDADDKTRTRIRFAVEQWVAAAAPSNFLAFNAEAQKKAIETQGESIAKGVKNLMHDLQQGHVSMTDESLFEVGKNVATTEGAVVFENDFFQLIEYKPLTAKVYEKPFLLVPPCINKFYILDLQPENSLIRYAVSQGHRTFVVSWRNPDASMAQKTWDDYIEHAAMEAIHTVQAITGAPKINALGFCVGGTILSTALAVLAARGEKPVASATFLTTLINFTDTGILDVFIDENFVKFREQQLGKGGLLKGQDLASTFSFLRPNDLVWNYVVGNYLKGETPPPFDLLYWNSDSTNLPGPFYAWYLRNTYLENNLVKPGKTQVCGQRLDLRQLDLPVYVYGSKEDHIVPIGGAYASTQVLPGKKRFVMGASGHIAGVINPPAAKKRSHWLREDGKFPADVNEWMGGAKEVPGSWWTDWSNWLKGHAGKQIAAPKTFGKAGKFKAIEVAPGRYVKAKA